A stretch of DNA from Gammaproteobacteria bacterium:
AGATCATGGGGGCAACGCCAACTGCCTGGCAAACCCGGCAACAAATGGGCGTGATGATGCAGGTGGCTCAGGTACCTGGCACTTTGACGGTGAGTGAGCATATTGAGAGTTTTTCAGCTTACTATCCATCGCCCAGGCCTCTGGCTGAAGTAATTGAGTTGTGTGGTTTGGAAAAAATCGCTGATCGGCGATTTGGAGAACTATCAGGCGGCCAAAAACAACGCTTGCTGTTTGCTCTGGCAATATGCGGCAACCCAAAGCTGTTACTGCTGGATGAGCCCACGGTCGGGCTGGACAGCCAGGCACGAAAAAATCTTTGGAAAGTCATTCAGCAATTAACAGCAACGGGCACGTCTATTTTGCTCACCACTCACTATATCGAAGAAGCCGAGGCGCTGGCAGATTATGTCTATGTATTAGCCGATGGGAAAATTATTGCTAAGGGTACCACCGAAGCCATCAAGCAAAATAGTCGCGGTCAGGTCATCACCTGTACAACGGCTCTCACTAATCAACAATTACATGACTTACCCTTTGTGTTCCACCTGGAATTGGCCGCGAGCGGACAGGCAAAATTATTCAGCCGTAATGCCGACGCAACACTTAGAGAACTACTTCTTCTCGATCAGAGCGCATCCCATTTGCGGATCAGTGACTGCACTCTGGAAGAAGCCTTTTCCGATATTTTGGAGCGGCACCAACAGCAATCCAATACCAATAATGCCGCCACGCTTTTTAAGAATCCTCACAAGGAGTAAACCGCCATGATGACGTCTAAACCACTCAATGCGCAGGAAATCACCGCTGGCTCGACAAGCAAGGCATTGACACAACATAGGCGCGCTCATCCAAGCCACTGGTTCCGGGTTTTGATCAGTGAAAGTCGGTTTGAAATACTCAAAACCATGCGCCAACCCGGTTTTGTGATCCCCAGTCTGGCTTTTCCCATGATGTTTTATTTGTTCTTTGGCATTATTTTTAATCGCAATGGCATGGGTAGCCAAATGCCGGTCTATATGATGGCGACTTACGGCACCTTTGGCGTGATAGGTCCATCTTTGTTTAGTTTTGGAGTTGGTGTGGCCGTTGAAAAAAGTCAGGGTTGGTTCGATTTGAAGCAAGCCAGCCCCATTCCACCCCTGCTCTATATTATTGCCCGAATCGTTTTGGCAATG
This window harbors:
- a CDS encoding ABC transporter ATP-binding protein — its product is MQAEIAHDKATTTTEVIATVCNLKKSFGKTMALAGVDLEIRAGQLVALLGPNGAGKTTLIQSLLGRYKPDAGYCQIMGATPTAWQTRQQMGVMMQVAQVPGTLTVSEHIESFSAYYPSPRPLAEVIELCGLEKIADRRFGELSGGQKQRLLFALAICGNPKLLLLDEPTVGLDSQARKNLWKVIQQLTATGTSILLTTHYIEEAEALADYVYVLADGKIIAKGTTEAIKQNSRGQVITCTTALTNQQLHDLPFVFHLELAASGQAKLFSRNADATLRELLLLDQSASHLRISDCTLEEAFSDILERHQQQSNTNNAATLFKNPHKE